The Desulfatibacillum aliphaticivorans DSM 15576 genome has a segment encoding these proteins:
- a CDS encoding ABC transporter permease, protein MNIQRIAAVMLKEWREIVRDRLFFILAFVVPASFMLLFGYGLSMDVEDIPMAVLDQDNTPLSRDYAYRFMGSRYFDFKGMTPSLKQAEPLLLDNKLRLILIIPDKFQENIIAGRTAEVQTIIDGTFPFRAQTSKGYVAAINGEANMELLAKVLAKKAGMTQEAAREAVQPVKLAVRYLYNQSCQSIWSMAPKIMMVILMITPPFLTALGIVREKETGSIYNIYASTVTRPEFLLGKLTPYAVISVLNMLILWLFAVRLFGAPFKGNVVFFSLASILYVVCTTGIGLIISVLVRTQTAAMVMTAILTIAPSVLYSGVIIPVSSMGDAAQFAASTLPATYYTEVVLGCFLKGVGWSILWSRIAILGIYAIGLFSIGYVMFSKRPSR, encoded by the coding sequence ATGAACATCCAGCGCATAGCGGCGGTCATGCTCAAGGAATGGCGGGAGATTGTCCGCGACAGGCTATTTTTCATCCTGGCCTTTGTCGTGCCCGCCAGCTTTATGCTTTTGTTCGGCTACGGCCTGTCCATGGACGTGGAGGACATCCCCATGGCGGTGCTTGACCAGGATAACACGCCCTTAAGCCGGGACTACGCCTATCGGTTTATGGGTTCGCGTTATTTTGACTTTAAAGGCATGACTCCGAGCCTAAAGCAGGCGGAGCCCTTGCTGCTGGACAATAAGCTGCGGCTCATACTCATCATCCCGGACAAGTTTCAGGAAAACATTATTGCCGGCAGGACCGCCGAGGTGCAGACCATCATTGACGGCACCTTTCCTTTCCGCGCCCAGACGTCCAAAGGATATGTGGCGGCGATCAACGGAGAGGCCAACATGGAGCTGCTGGCCAAGGTCCTGGCAAAAAAGGCGGGCATGACGCAGGAAGCGGCCAGGGAGGCGGTTCAGCCGGTCAAACTGGCCGTGCGTTATCTCTACAATCAAAGCTGCCAGAGCATCTGGTCCATGGCGCCTAAAATCATGATGGTCATTCTAATGATTACGCCGCCGTTTTTGACCGCCTTGGGCATTGTGCGGGAAAAGGAAACCGGCTCCATTTACAATATCTACGCCTCCACCGTAACCAGACCGGAGTTTTTGTTGGGCAAGCTGACTCCCTACGCAGTCATTTCAGTCCTGAACATGCTCATCCTCTGGCTTTTTGCAGTGCGGCTTTTCGGCGCACCGTTCAAGGGCAATGTTGTATTCTTTTCCCTGGCGTCCATATTGTACGTGGTGTGCACAACCGGCATAGGACTGATCATTTCCGTATTGGTGCGCACCCAGACGGCGGCCATGGTCATGACCGCCATTCTGACCATTGCGCCATCCGTCTTGTATTCCGGCGTAATCATTCCCGTATCTTCCATGGGGGATGCGGCCCAGTTCGCGGCGTCCACCCTCCCGGCGACCTATTACACCGAGGTGGTCCTGGGTTGCTTCTTAAAAGGAGTGGGGTGGAGCATTTTGTGGTCCCGCATCGCCATATTGGGAATATACGCAATAGGCCTTTTTTCCATAGGCTACGTCATGTTCAGCAAGAGGCCGAGTCGATGA
- a CDS encoding ABC transporter permease — protein sequence MKKETSAAFIWLQRHAAMIRKELVQLLRDKLLVFFLIYAFSMDIILAGGSISLDLKNASLWVRDLDHKVESRELMQRFQPPAFRLKGGVDNAHEIQTMMDKGEAMATLDFGPGFSENIHKGRQATTLMQVDATNSVLGTLAASHASHIVFQFSLEKAQERLAKAGAASGGTPSIRDAHRVWFNPNQRDSWFMSITELLTIITVFAVMLPATAMVREKERGTVEQLLVSPLSTWQIMLPKILSMTFVILLGTAVSLFCVIRPIFHTPIRGSLPLFFGVTALYVFTTSGLSLFISTLARNLAQVGLLTILVLAPMLFLSGAWTPPEAMPGWLRFAMVVSPLHHYIDTGFGILLKGAGMEILWDSVGMIALIGGIMLSVGAWRFRRQFH from the coding sequence ATGAAAAAGGAAACCAGCGCAGCTTTTATCTGGCTGCAGAGGCATGCGGCGATGATCCGGAAAGAGCTTGTTCAGCTTTTGCGTGATAAACTCCTTGTGTTTTTTTTGATCTATGCCTTCTCCATGGATATCATCCTGGCCGGGGGCAGCATTTCCCTGGATTTGAAGAACGCCAGCCTATGGGTGCGCGACCTGGATCATAAAGTGGAATCCCGGGAGTTGATGCAGCGGTTTCAGCCGCCTGCTTTCAGGCTGAAGGGCGGGGTGGACAACGCCCATGAGATTCAAACCATGATGGACAAGGGCGAAGCCATGGCCACCCTGGATTTTGGACCGGGTTTTTCGGAAAATATCCATAAGGGGCGGCAAGCGACAACCCTCATGCAGGTGGATGCCACCAACTCGGTGCTTGGGACGCTTGCAGCCAGTCACGCCTCGCACATCGTGTTTCAGTTCAGCCTGGAAAAGGCCCAGGAAAGGCTGGCAAAGGCCGGGGCGGCCTCCGGCGGAACGCCTTCCATCAGGGACGCCCACAGAGTCTGGTTCAACCCCAATCAGCGGGATTCGTGGTTTATGTCCATCACGGAGTTGCTGACCATCATCACGGTTTTCGCGGTCATGCTGCCGGCCACGGCCATGGTCCGGGAAAAGGAGCGGGGCACCGTGGAGCAACTGCTGGTAAGCCCCCTATCCACGTGGCAGATCATGCTTCCTAAAATCCTGTCCATGACCTTTGTGATTTTGCTGGGGACCGCCGTCAGCCTGTTTTGCGTAATACGGCCCATATTCCACACGCCCATCAGGGGCAGCCTGCCGTTGTTCTTCGGGGTTACCGCCCTATACGTATTCACAACCTCGGGGCTATCTCTCTTTATTTCCACCTTGGCAAGAAACCTGGCCCAGGTGGGCCTGCTGACCATTCTGGTGCTGGCGCCCATGCTTTTTCTATCCGGCGCGTGGACGCCTCCGGAAGCCATGCCGGGATGGCTGCGGTTCGCCATGGTGGTTTCGCCTCTGCATCACTACATTGATACGGGCTTCGGCATTTTGCTTAAGGGAGCGGGCATGGAAATTCTATGGGATTCCGTGGGAATGATCGCCCTGATCGGCGGAATTATGCTGTCCGTGGGCGCATGGCGATTCAGAAGGCAGTTTCATTAA
- a CDS encoding choice-of-anchor Q domain-containing protein: MNRFGRLSFIILLPGILFLCALNGHAATITVTNASDSGAGSLRQAIADAASGDAINFDAAAFPDAQTGVILLSSGQLSIDKALTIDGDGRVTLDGNNASRVLYISYSTETHFISVSLKGLRIINGSADYGAGVYCMEHLTVEDCTFSGNQSTLDGGGLHVYYGIGAVSNSLFSNNHALGSSNGGGMALSNQCTYTINQCTFTGNTANGGGGVYAGSANLILTNSLLQGNQSGGGGGAVRSYTSTTKIINSTLSGNSNTNNVFASAMRNHFSEIRIYNSTITAGGQGVGAISNLSSSCAITSTIIAGNEGVDIHWVTGDIQTYPVTLSHSLVESVDTYTVTDGVNGNIVGHAPELAALADNGGPTLTHALLSSSPAIDAGSNELSLAYDQRGQGFARTLGSGADMGAYEFGNQLIIKAAGAGSGSLSTDPAGISFFYPDANSAAAVFPSGVVTATASANPYCVAFWDKGQAQNGVLRGDGSNQASCYIPSIGLEKTITATFVFADSDNDGLFDKDEDKDMDGEIDPGETDPNDPDSDNDGVQDGTELGLTLDDVGVSTNLSFFQPDLDPETSTNPLVQDSDGDGVNDGAEDANHNGRMDLGETSAARKSGDVNADGMLSMEDAILAVQDLVDKPYAAKERYADVDGDGAVSLAEALFVLQSLQ; this comes from the coding sequence ATGAACCGGTTTGGACGACTTTCTTTCATCATTTTGCTGCCAGGCATCCTTTTCCTTTGCGCCTTAAATGGTCATGCCGCCACAATCACGGTAACTAACGCCAGCGACTCAGGGGCCGGATCCCTTCGGCAGGCCATTGCCGACGCCGCCTCCGGCGATGCAATCAATTTTGACGCCGCCGCCTTCCCGGACGCCCAAACCGGCGTTATTCTATTAAGCAGCGGCCAGTTGTCCATTGACAAAGCCTTGACCATTGACGGAGACGGGCGAGTAACCCTGGACGGGAACAACGCCTCCAGAGTGCTTTACATCTCCTACAGCACGGAAACCCATTTTATCAGCGTCAGCCTGAAGGGCTTGAGGATCATCAACGGCAGCGCCGATTACGGCGCCGGGGTGTATTGCATGGAGCACCTTACCGTGGAGGACTGCACCTTTTCCGGCAACCAGTCCACCTTGGACGGCGGGGGACTGCATGTCTATTACGGCATTGGCGCCGTCTCCAACTCCCTGTTTTCCAATAACCACGCCCTGGGCTCCTCCAACGGCGGGGGTATGGCGTTGTCCAACCAATGCACCTACACCATCAACCAATGCACGTTCACCGGCAACACGGCGAACGGAGGCGGGGGCGTATATGCGGGCAGCGCCAACCTGATATTGACCAATTCCCTGCTGCAGGGCAATCAGAGCGGCGGCGGAGGCGGGGCGGTCAGAAGCTATACCTCCACAACCAAAATCATCAATTCCACGTTGTCCGGCAACAGCAACACCAATAATGTTTTCGCCAGCGCAATGCGAAACCATTTCAGCGAAATCCGGATTTATAACTCGACCATAACCGCGGGAGGCCAGGGCGTAGGCGCCATATCCAACCTCAGTTCCTCCTGCGCCATCACCAGCACGATTATCGCCGGCAACGAGGGCGTAGACATCCATTGGGTGACAGGCGATATCCAGACATATCCGGTTACGCTTTCCCATTCTCTGGTGGAAAGCGTGGATACGTACACGGTCACGGACGGCGTGAACGGAAACATTGTGGGCCATGCGCCGGAACTGGCCGCCCTGGCCGACAACGGCGGCCCCACCCTGACTCACGCCCTGCTATCCTCCAGCCCGGCCATTGACGCCGGTTCCAATGAACTGTCCCTGGCTTATGACCAGCGCGGCCAGGGTTTCGCCCGCACCCTGGGGAGCGGCGCGGACATGGGCGCCTATGAATTCGGAAACCAGCTTATTATCAAAGCGGCCGGCGCCGGCTCGGGAAGTCTTTCCACCGATCCCGCCGGAATATCTTTTTTCTATCCGGACGCTAACTCCGCCGCCGCCGTGTTTCCCTCAGGCGTTGTCACTGCAACGGCTTCAGCCAACCCCTATTGCGTCGCATTCTGGGACAAAGGCCAGGCGCAGAACGGCGTATTACGCGGAGACGGATCAAACCAGGCGTCCTGCTACATTCCTTCCATTGGCTTGGAAAAAACCATTACGGCAACCTTTGTTTTTGCAGATTCCGACAATGACGGCCTTTTTGATAAGGACGAGGACAAAGACATGGACGGAGAGATTGATCCGGGCGAGACAGACCCCAATGATCCGGATTCGGATAATGACGGCGTTCAGGACGGTACGGAACTGGGGCTCACCCTGGACGATGTAGGCGTCTCCACGAATTTGTCGTTTTTTCAGCCGGATTTGGACCCGGAGACCTCTACCAATCCCTTGGTTCAGGATTCCGATGGAGACGGCGTAAACGACGGCGCCGAGGACGCCAACCATAACGGCAGGATGGATCTGGGGGAAACGTCCGCAGCCAGAAAATCCGGGGACGTCAACGCAGACGGCATGCTTTCCATGGAGGACGCCATCCTCGCCGTCCAGGATCTTGTGGATAAACCCTATGCCGCCAAAGAGCGCTATGCGGACGTTGACGGGGACGGCGCCGTCTCTCTTGCGGAAGCCCTTTTTGTGCTGCAAAGCCTGCAATAA
- a CDS encoding class I adenylate-forming enzyme family protein: MSENFIRLPLLNDYVDHWAEKKPEAEVMIQHETGRKVTYAQFKEMSDALALQLLAMGVQAGDRVATMMLLSPEHMALMYACSRIGAICAPLDVRLQDQEVVRDLSKIDPCILFILGKTPLRDFTTAAKAALDNCPSIKHLVQAPLGFGDDEIMEGAKSLPLLLDPEAVASLVEANKQTQALEKAWRAVTPLTPTLIIFTTGTTGAPKPALLTHECIIVQNEVLARGVNCNLDDDNRILINLPPSHVACVTECFMTIFALGGCAVCLMIFDPKTTLDAVQAHKVNFLGMIPTQFRMLWAVPGYDDYDLSSLKRVVYAGAAADLPFLQRLSKMAPEFYTGIGMTENAGFATMTPKGISPEEMVGQVGQAFADLAEVSIRKPMNVDGTAGEALPDGEMGEICYHPPIVFAGYFNMPEETAKTVSKEGILYTGDLGFFQDKGSYRALRLAGRKKFIVKQKGYNVFPDEVEDHIARLEKVAVAQVVGAPHEMFDEGLLAFVQPKPGKDLVAEEVMEHCKGIASYKRPQHVVIWPGDEPFPITRTAKVDKMALKANALEVIESLRAQGGWDKA; the protein is encoded by the coding sequence ATGAGCGAAAATTTTATCCGCTTGCCGCTTCTTAATGACTATGTGGATCACTGGGCCGAAAAAAAGCCTGAAGCCGAGGTGATGATCCAGCACGAGACGGGCCGAAAAGTAACTTACGCCCAATTCAAGGAGATGTCCGACGCTCTGGCCCTGCAATTGCTGGCCATGGGCGTCCAGGCCGGAGACCGGGTGGCCACCATGATGCTTTTAAGCCCGGAGCATATGGCCCTTATGTACGCCTGCTCCCGCATCGGCGCTATCTGCGCGCCCTTGGACGTGCGTCTGCAGGATCAGGAGGTGGTGCGGGATTTAAGCAAAATCGATCCCTGCATATTGTTCATCCTGGGCAAAACCCCGTTGCGGGATTTCACCACGGCCGCCAAAGCCGCCCTTGACAATTGCCCTTCCATCAAGCATCTGGTGCAGGCCCCGCTCGGCTTTGGGGACGACGAGATTATGGAAGGCGCCAAAAGCCTGCCCCTGTTGTTGGACCCCGAAGCCGTCGCCTCTTTGGTGGAGGCGAACAAGCAAACCCAAGCCCTGGAAAAAGCCTGGCGGGCGGTCACTCCATTAACGCCGACGCTCATCATCTTCACCACAGGCACTACGGGAGCGCCCAAGCCGGCCCTGCTCACCCATGAATGCATCATCGTGCAGAACGAGGTGCTGGCCCGGGGAGTGAATTGCAACTTGGACGACGACAACCGCATTTTGATCAACCTGCCTCCCAGCCACGTGGCCTGCGTGACGGAGTGCTTCATGACCATTTTTGCTTTGGGCGGCTGCGCGGTCTGCCTCATGATTTTCGATCCCAAGACCACCCTGGACGCGGTCCAGGCGCATAAGGTGAATTTCTTGGGGATGATACCCACACAGTTTCGTATGCTTTGGGCGGTTCCCGGATACGACGATTACGACCTGTCCAGCCTGAAACGGGTTGTGTACGCGGGCGCTGCTGCGGACCTGCCTTTTTTGCAAAGGCTTTCCAAAATGGCCCCGGAATTTTACACGGGCATCGGCATGACGGAAAACGCCGGGTTCGCCACCATGACGCCCAAGGGCATATCCCCCGAGGAAATGGTGGGCCAAGTCGGGCAGGCCTTTGCGGATCTGGCTGAGGTGAGCATCCGCAAGCCCATGAACGTAGACGGGACGGCCGGCGAGGCGCTTCCCGACGGCGAAATGGGCGAGATCTGCTATCATCCGCCCATTGTTTTTGCGGGATATTTCAACATGCCGGAAGAAACCGCCAAGACGGTCTCCAAGGAAGGCATTTTGTACACCGGCGACCTGGGCTTTTTCCAGGACAAGGGCTCTTACCGGGCTTTGCGCCTGGCAGGAAGGAAAAAGTTCATCGTCAAGCAAAAGGGGTACAACGTGTTCCCGGATGAGGTGGAGGACCACATCGCCCGGTTGGAAAAAGTGGCTGTGGCGCAGGTTGTGGGCGCGCCCCACGAAATGTTTGACGAAGGACTGCTGGCCTTTGTGCAGCCCAAGCCGGGGAAGGATCTTGTTGCGGAAGAGGTCATGGAGCATTGCAAGGGAATCGCCTCGTATAAACGGCCCCAGCACGTGGTCATCTGGCCCGGGGACGAGCCCTTTCCCATCACCCGCACCGCTAAAGTAGACAAAATGGCCTTGAAGGCCAACGCCTTGGAAGTGATCGAAAGCCTTCGCGCCCAAGGCGGCTGGGATAAGGCCTGA
- a CDS encoding MaoC family dehydratase, whose product MQISSKYTGTKLKPYKTTITQRQTTNYAAALGDALPCYLDDSREGGVIAHPVFPVAVTWPLCTNMGGDLEATDFPKEALLMQVHHTEHIRLHKPLTPGLDLTIYGVVAAMLPHRAGTRIIMRYEAMDADGEPVFTEHIGGMLRGVECQDQGASLEGVPKDFDSPKEQAPLQTGEVFASEVLPYIYDGCSDIVFPIHTSPAFAASVGLPGIIVQGTATLALSISKLLEMDAQAAPENILEIGCRFSGMVLPGSTITVRLLDKKAAENGMNYYFDVLGEAGKPVLRKGLMVCKNQ is encoded by the coding sequence ATGCAGATATCATCCAAGTACACGGGAACCAAACTAAAGCCCTATAAAACCACCATTACCCAGCGACAGACCACCAATTACGCCGCCGCCCTGGGGGACGCCCTGCCCTGCTATCTGGACGATTCCAGGGAAGGCGGCGTCATCGCCCATCCGGTGTTTCCGGTGGCGGTCACCTGGCCTTTGTGCACCAATATGGGGGGAGACCTGGAAGCCACGGACTTCCCCAAGGAGGCGCTCCTGATGCAGGTGCATCACACCGAGCACATCCGGCTGCACAAGCCCCTGACGCCGGGCCTGGATTTAACCATATACGGCGTGGTGGCCGCCATGCTGCCTCATAGGGCGGGAACCCGAATCATCATGCGTTACGAGGCGATGGACGCAGACGGCGAGCCCGTGTTCACGGAGCATATCGGCGGCATGTTGCGGGGCGTGGAATGCCAGGACCAGGGCGCCAGCCTGGAAGGCGTTCCAAAGGACTTTGACAGCCCGAAGGAGCAGGCGCCCCTGCAGACCGGAGAAGTCTTTGCGAGCGAGGTGCTGCCGTACATCTACGACGGGTGCAGCGATATTGTCTTTCCCATCCACACTTCGCCTGCATTTGCAGCCAGCGTGGGCCTACCCGGGATTATCGTCCAGGGCACGGCGACCCTGGCGTTGTCCATCAGCAAATTGCTGGAGATGGACGCGCAAGCTGCGCCGGAGAACATCCTGGAGATCGGCTGCAGATTTTCCGGAATGGTGCTTCCCGGCTCTACGATAACAGTGCGGCTCCTGGACAAAAAGGCCGCTGAAAATGGAATGAACTATTATTTTGACGTCCTGGGGGAGGCCGGAAAGCCGGTGCTTCGCAAAGGGTTGATGGTTTGCAAAAACCAATGA
- a CDS encoding FAD:protein FMN transferase: MPRHFREEVMFEPFDRKVDRRNFLKISGMLGVGVAATTVMPVSEALAFDKGLHKVTRTKNTMGTLVAITVMHPSVDQADAAIEKAYAEMERVTRLLDRFDSASPVAALNRDGKIDGMPEEMAQVLTAANYYHRISGGTFDVTVKPVVDLYQETYRKTGKVPATKAIEEAVALVDGGMLQLDVQDGKLMQRRSARLMKPGMGVTLDGIAKGYVIDAGAKALEQENIAHALINAGGDIRAIGGKGSDRAWTVAVRHPDKDIAYADKIRMQNGAVATSGNYEIYFDKERLYHHIVKPTDGMSPHELASASVWAKDVTTADALSTTVFVMGSHKGTQFIETLPDCEALVISRINKKTATKGWKSAA, from the coding sequence ATGCCAAGGCATTTCAGGGAGGAAGTGATGTTTGAACCTTTTGACAGGAAAGTGGACCGCCGGAATTTCCTGAAGATCTCCGGCATGCTCGGCGTTGGAGTAGCCGCAACCACGGTTATGCCTGTTTCCGAAGCACTGGCCTTTGATAAAGGCCTGCATAAAGTAACGCGCACCAAAAACACCATGGGCACCCTGGTGGCCATCACGGTCATGCATCCGTCCGTCGATCAGGCGGACGCAGCCATTGAAAAGGCCTACGCTGAAATGGAAAGGGTGACCAGGCTCCTGGATCGCTTTGACTCCGCATCCCCCGTGGCCGCGCTTAACCGCGACGGCAAAATCGACGGCATGCCCGAGGAAATGGCTCAGGTGCTCACGGCTGCAAATTACTACCACAGAATCTCGGGCGGAACCTTTGACGTGACCGTCAAGCCCGTGGTGGATCTGTATCAGGAAACTTATCGCAAGACCGGCAAGGTCCCGGCGACCAAGGCTATTGAAGAAGCCGTGGCCCTGGTTGACGGCGGCATGCTGCAGCTCGACGTCCAGGACGGCAAACTGATGCAACGCCGGTCCGCCAGGCTCATGAAGCCCGGCATGGGCGTCACTCTGGACGGCATCGCCAAAGGCTATGTCATCGACGCCGGCGCCAAAGCCCTGGAGCAGGAAAACATCGCCCACGCCCTCATCAACGCGGGCGGCGATATCCGCGCCATCGGCGGGAAAGGCTCTGACCGCGCCTGGACCGTGGCCGTCCGCCACCCGGACAAAGACATCGCCTATGCGGATAAAATCCGTATGCAAAACGGCGCCGTCGCAACCTCCGGCAACTACGAAATCTATTTTGACAAGGAAAGACTGTACCATCACATCGTCAAACCCACCGACGGCATGAGCCCGCACGAGCTGGCTTCCGCCTCGGTCTGGGCCAAAGACGTGACCACAGCCGACGCCTTGTCCACTACGGTGTTTGTCATGGGCTCCCACAAGGGGACCCAGTTTATTGAAACCCTGCCCGATTGCGAAGCCCTCGTCATCAGCAGGATCAATAAAAAGACCGCCACCAAAGGCTGGAAAAGCGCTGCATAA
- a CDS encoding FAD/NAD(P)-binding protein produces the protein MQNPYLPIPVRIDKATIETEDRNLKTFKFVYVNPEDEAKFQYKAGQFGELSVTGKGEIPIGIASSPTEKGYVMFTVNKVGLVSTALHNMKEGDIMGIRGPLGNWYPWERMEGKNIVIIGGGFAFTTLRSSIVMLLDPENRKKFGDIHVVYGARSPGMLLYRDELAEWEARDDINMHITVDGTDDPDWKYNVGFVPSITEEKAPKGDDDTFAIVCGPPIMIKFTQPVLDKLGYKHDHIIMSLENRMKCGIGMCGRCNIGKEFVCKDGPVFTLEELNSIPKEY, from the coding sequence GTGCAAAATCCATATCTGCCAATCCCGGTCCGGATAGACAAAGCGACTATCGAGACTGAGGACAGAAACCTTAAGACATTTAAATTCGTCTACGTGAATCCTGAAGACGAGGCAAAATTCCAGTACAAGGCCGGCCAGTTCGGTGAACTGTCGGTCACCGGAAAAGGCGAAATCCCCATCGGAATCGCCTCCTCTCCCACGGAAAAAGGCTACGTGATGTTCACCGTCAACAAGGTGGGACTTGTGTCCACCGCCCTTCATAACATGAAGGAAGGCGACATCATGGGCATCCGCGGTCCTTTGGGAAACTGGTATCCCTGGGAACGCATGGAAGGCAAGAACATCGTCATCATCGGCGGCGGCTTCGCCTTCACCACCCTGCGCTCCAGCATCGTCATGCTTCTGGATCCGGAAAACCGGAAAAAGTTCGGGGACATCCACGTAGTCTACGGCGCCCGGTCGCCCGGCATGCTCCTGTACCGCGACGAGCTTGCCGAATGGGAAGCCCGGGACGACATCAACATGCATATCACCGTGGACGGCACGGACGATCCCGACTGGAAGTACAACGTGGGCTTCGTCCCGTCCATCACCGAGGAAAAGGCCCCCAAGGGCGATGACGACACCTTCGCCATCGTCTGCGGACCTCCGATCATGATCAAATTCACCCAGCCTGTGCTGGACAAATTGGGCTATAAGCACGATCATATCATCATGTCCTTGGAAAACCGGATGAAATGCGGTATAGGCATGTGCGGCCGTTGCAATATCGGCAAAGAGTTTGTCTGCAAAGACGGCCCTGTATTCACCCTTGAGGAGCTTAACAGCATCCCCAAGGAGTATTAA
- a CDS encoding 4Fe-4S dicluster domain-containing protein, with translation MRVIKIDKKDWESGVGKLSGDYSLYGPVKQGAFHNFAPLEKGQMPDLDYVNTRMSPKSVVYPQCETMFEYTLDENQPDHHVNKEIPKDYSPRAILGIRPCDVKAIDLVNINFDNPEYQDPWWVQRRAALTTVALACNNPCSTCFCTSAGTGPFDDSSADVLLADMGDYYLAKVMTEKGEALVGKAGFDQDGSAEAGAIDDAAKAAEAKITSKIETDKLGDKVTTELYDADFWEDVAFACINCGTCTYLCPTCWCFDIQDEVQGTDGCRMRNWDTCMSALFTKHGTGHNPRPNKTARVRQRFMHKLKYYVDKYENGIACVGCGRCVQQCPVNIDIRRVCDLMNRFEPGKECA, from the coding sequence ATGCGTGTCATTAAAATTGATAAAAAAGACTGGGAATCAGGCGTAGGGAAGCTCTCCGGAGATTACAGCCTGTACGGACCGGTCAAGCAGGGGGCTTTTCATAACTTCGCGCCCTTGGAAAAGGGCCAGATGCCGGATTTGGACTACGTGAATACGCGTATGTCTCCCAAATCCGTGGTGTACCCCCAATGCGAGACCATGTTCGAGTACACCCTGGATGAAAACCAGCCCGATCATCATGTGAACAAGGAAATCCCCAAGGATTACAGCCCCCGGGCCATCCTGGGCATCAGGCCCTGCGACGTCAAGGCCATCGACCTTGTAAACATCAACTTCGACAATCCCGAATACCAGGATCCCTGGTGGGTGCAGCGCCGCGCCGCCCTTACCACCGTCGCCCTGGCCTGCAACAACCCGTGCAGCACCTGCTTTTGCACCTCCGCCGGAACCGGTCCTTTCGACGATTCCTCCGCGGACGTGCTTCTGGCTGACATGGGCGATTACTACCTGGCCAAAGTGATGACGGAGAAAGGCGAGGCCCTGGTGGGCAAAGCGGGTTTTGACCAGGACGGATCGGCCGAAGCCGGCGCCATTGACGACGCCGCCAAGGCTGCAGAAGCAAAAATCACGTCCAAGATCGAAACCGATAAGCTGGGCGACAAGGTCACCACCGAACTCTACGACGCGGATTTCTGGGAAGACGTGGCCTTTGCGTGCATCAACTGCGGCACCTGTACCTACCTCTGCCCCACATGCTGGTGCTTCGACATCCAGGATGAGGTTCAGGGAACCGACGGCTGCCGGATGCGCAACTGGGACACCTGCATGTCCGCCCTGTTCACTAAGCATGGCACCGGCCACAACCCCAGGCCCAACAAAACGGCCAGGGTGCGCCAGCGCTTTATGCACAAGCTGAAGTACTATGTGGACAAGTACGAGAACGGGATCGCCTGCGTAGGATGCGGAAGATGCGTCCAGCAGTGCCCGGTAAACATAGACATCCGCAGGGTTTGTGATCTGATGAACCGGTTTGAACCCGGCAAAGAATGCGCATAA